One window of the Pseudarthrobacter sp. ATCC 49987 genome contains the following:
- a CDS encoding DoxX family protein: MHAMGFRPAKPSAILAGVGEAGAGVALALGLATPAAGAAAATTMGVAASVHAPNGFFATEGGLEYPAVLGLAAASFTIGGPGPFSLDSLTGHILDRPWMRAAALAVIPAAIGIQVYRRRKALANDTVAPGSGTPAQEG, encoded by the coding sequence ATGCACGCTATGGGCTTCCGCCCAGCAAAACCCAGCGCCATCCTCGCGGGCGTGGGTGAAGCAGGAGCCGGGGTTGCCTTGGCTCTGGGACTGGCCACTCCGGCCGCCGGCGCCGCCGCTGCCACCACGATGGGCGTCGCGGCCAGCGTCCATGCCCCAAACGGCTTCTTCGCCACAGAGGGCGGACTCGAGTACCCTGCGGTACTGGGCCTGGCCGCAGCATCGTTCACCATCGGAGGGCCCGGACCCTTCTCCCTGGACTCGCTCACCGGTCATATCCTGGACCGGCCCTGGATGCGGGCGGCTGCCTTAGCCGTGATACCGGCAGCCATCGGGATCCAGGTCTACCGCCGGCGTAAAGCCCTGGCCAACGACACGGTGGCACCGGGTTCCGGAACCCCGGCGCAAGAAGGCTAA
- the selB gene encoding selenocysteine-specific translation elongation factor — MHVVATAGHVDCGKSTLVRALTGMEPDRWEEERRRGLTIDLGYAWTTLPSGQDVAFVDVPGHERFLGNMLAGIGPAPVVCFVVAADEGWQAQSSDHRDAVAALGIEYGVVVVSRSDRAAPGQVGEVLARTRRELAGTGLANAPAVAVSAVEGTGLAELRATLDGVLAGVPAPASTGRLRLWVDRSFTIKGAGTVVTGTLAAGTLAQGDRLQLLGHDGSRSVVVRGLQSRDESYSSLGPVNRVALNLRDVSAADVRRGDALLTPDAWPVTGVLGIQRTTGVAYTDVPEQLMVHAGTAAVPARLRPFGADHARIVLDRRLPLVLGDRLVLRDPGTRSVLGGAQVLDADPPALRRRGDGVHWAERLAGMDAAGDVLGEVAGRGAVQEEHLRRLGLLSAHEAAPPGVRVLGDWWVHAPLFEAWQHRLRTALGELHERDPLAPGLSRGAARDLLNLPDERLLYPVIREAGLEQEGGNVRLPGTQGNLGAVGPAVAELERRLTADAFHAPEADELAALGLGARELAAAERAGRLLRLRDGVVLLPTAPAFAMRALARLEQPFTTSQARQALGTTRRVAVPLLEYLDSRGWTRRLDAGHRTVVR; from the coding sequence GTGCATGTCGTTGCCACCGCCGGACACGTCGATTGCGGCAAAAGCACGCTGGTGCGCGCGCTTACCGGCATGGAGCCGGACCGCTGGGAGGAAGAGCGGCGCCGCGGGCTGACCATCGACCTGGGCTATGCCTGGACCACGTTGCCTTCCGGGCAGGATGTTGCCTTCGTGGACGTACCGGGCCACGAACGGTTCCTCGGCAACATGCTCGCCGGAATCGGACCGGCTCCCGTCGTCTGCTTCGTCGTCGCTGCCGATGAAGGCTGGCAGGCGCAGTCAAGCGACCACCGGGACGCCGTCGCTGCGCTGGGCATCGAGTACGGCGTCGTCGTCGTCAGCCGGTCCGACCGGGCGGCGCCCGGGCAGGTTGGTGAAGTGCTCGCCCGGACCCGCAGAGAGCTGGCCGGGACAGGCCTGGCGAATGCGCCCGCAGTGGCTGTGTCTGCCGTCGAGGGCACCGGCCTGGCCGAACTGCGTGCCACGCTCGACGGCGTTCTGGCCGGGGTCCCCGCCCCCGCCAGCACAGGGCGGCTCCGGCTGTGGGTGGACCGCTCCTTTACCATCAAGGGTGCCGGAACCGTAGTGACCGGAACATTGGCGGCGGGGACGCTCGCTCAAGGTGACCGGCTGCAGCTGCTCGGCCACGACGGTTCGCGTTCCGTGGTTGTCCGCGGCCTGCAAAGCCGCGACGAGTCATACTCCTCGCTGGGGCCGGTCAACCGGGTGGCGCTGAACCTGCGCGATGTTTCCGCCGCCGACGTCCGCCGGGGAGACGCGCTGCTGACTCCCGACGCGTGGCCTGTCACGGGCGTCCTGGGCATCCAGCGCACGACCGGTGTGGCCTACACGGACGTACCGGAGCAGCTCATGGTGCATGCCGGCACTGCCGCCGTGCCGGCCCGGCTGCGCCCCTTCGGTGCCGACCACGCCCGGATTGTCCTGGACCGGCGCCTGCCACTGGTGCTCGGTGACCGTCTGGTGTTGCGTGACCCCGGGACCCGCTCGGTGCTGGGCGGCGCGCAGGTGCTCGACGCCGATCCGCCGGCCTTGCGGCGGCGCGGGGACGGCGTCCACTGGGCTGAGCGGCTCGCAGGCATGGACGCCGCCGGAGACGTGCTTGGGGAAGTGGCAGGCCGCGGGGCCGTCCAGGAAGAACACCTGCGTCGGCTCGGGCTGTTGTCTGCGCACGAGGCGGCGCCCCCCGGCGTCCGGGTTCTCGGCGACTGGTGGGTGCACGCTCCCCTCTTCGAGGCCTGGCAGCATCGGCTGCGCACGGCCCTCGGGGAACTGCATGAGCGCGATCCCCTCGCCCCGGGCCTGTCCCGGGGCGCGGCCCGGGACCTCCTCAACCTGCCCGATGAGCGGCTTCTTTACCCGGTCATCCGCGAAGCAGGTCTCGAACAGGAGGGCGGCAACGTCCGGCTGCCAGGCACCCAAGGCAACCTTGGCGCCGTCGGGCCGGCGGTCGCGGAGCTGGAGCGCAGGCTGACCGCAGACGCCTTCCATGCCCCGGAAGCCGATGAGCTGGCCGCGCTGGGCCTGGGCGCCCGGGAGCTCGCTGCCGCCGAGCGCGCCGGGCGGCTGCTGCGGTTGCGCGACGGGGTGGTGCTGCTGCCTACGGCACCGGCCTTTGCGATGCGCGCTCTGGCCCGCTTGGAGCAGCCCTTCACCACGAGCCAGGCACGTCAGGCCCTCGGCACTACTCGACGGGTCGCGGTTCCGTTGCTTGAATATCTGGACTCACGCGGCTGGACCCGGCGCCTGGATGCGGGTCACCGCACCGTGGTGCGGTGA